The following coding sequences lie in one Arachis hypogaea cultivar Tifrunner chromosome 4, arahy.Tifrunner.gnm2.J5K5, whole genome shotgun sequence genomic window:
- the LOC112795680 gene encoding uncharacterized protein isoform X3, whose amino-acid sequence MPHRSFPVQSLSLHPFYRKGINAGSDGEQEDKEVLGVDDSRLPAKTVSSEMKRNALHNMSVPEFCNLLEKIESIHESFCKDIQDSFQMPEVCRMWIKTGEENRKLPFQEKHIMQQASILGNLENFGILRSSLNRKFSKSEEPDKQENPVPAVIEFGAGRGYLTQMLADCYGIKSVFLVERKSYKLKADRTLRQNDSLRLERLRIDIEDLDLTAVESLHGVPFLAIGKHLCGAATDLAMRCCFPVSKDNDGGQRDVSKNLGGLAIATCCHHLCQWKHYTNKRYFLDLGMTEEEFHAITWFTSWAVDANHGSDLPDATDFRSHFQSIRKEQGDGYVDGVEKILADMEAPKRAALGFKCKWIIDMGRLMWLRELGLDAELVKYVPPTLSPENHLLIARPANYL is encoded by the exons ATGCCCCATAGATCCTTCCCA GTTCAGTCCTTGTCCCTCCATCCTTTCTATCGAAAGGGGATCAATGCCGGTTCTGATGGAGAACAAGAAGACAAGGAAGTGTTAGGGGTTGATGATTCAAGGTTGCCGGCTAAGACTGTTTCTTCGGAAATGAAGAGGAATGCTCTTCATAATATGAGTGTACCTGAATTTTGCAATTTACTTGAAAAGATTGAGTCTATTCATGAATCTTTCTGTAAGGATATTCAGGACTCGTTTCAGATGCCAGAGGTTTGCCGCATGTGGATTAAAACTGGAGAAGAAAACAG GAAATTGCCATTTCAGGAGAAACATATAATGCAGCAGGCATCTATTCTGGGAAACTTGGAAAACTTTGGTATATTGAGGAGTTCTTTGAATAGAAAATTCTCCAAGAGCGAGGAACCAGATAAACAGGAGAACCCTGTTCCTGCGGTGATTGAGTTTGGAGCTGGTAGAGGGTACTTGACACAAATGCTTGCAGATTGTTATGGAATCAAAAGCGTCTTCCTGGTTGAGCGAAAGTCATACAAGTTGAAG GCCGATCGAACTTTGCGACAGAATGATAGCTTGAGATTAGAACGTTTGAGAATTGACA TTGAGGATTTAGATTTGACTGCTGTTGAATCTTTGCATGGAGTTCCTTTTCTGGCCATTGGTAAACATTTATGCGGGGCTGCAACAG ACTTGGCTATGAGATGCTGCTTTCCTGTTAGTAAAGATAATGATGGTGGACAACGCGATGTCAGTAAAAATCTTGGAGGTTTAGCAATCGCGACATGTTGCCACCATCTTTGCCAGTGGAAACACTATACAA ATAAAAGGTATTTCTTGGATTTGGGGATGACAGAAGAAGAATTCCATGCTATTACTTGGTTTACAAGCTGGGCTGTAGATGCTAATCATGGTTCAGATCTTCCTGATGCCACTGATTTCAGATCACATTTCCAATCAAT CAGAAAGGAGCAAGGTGATGGTTATGTGGATGGAGTTGAAAAAATCCTTGCAGACATGGAAGCACCTAAACGAGCAGCATTGGGTTTCAAGTGCAAGTGGATTATTGATATGGGAAGGTTGATGTGGTTAAGAGAATTAGGGTTAGATGCAGAGCTTGTCAAATATGTTCCACCCACCTTGTCCCCAGAAAATCACTTGCTAATAGCTAGACCTGCAAATTATTTGTAA
- the LOC112795680 gene encoding uncharacterized protein isoform X1, with protein METKRCNFWLPNKKRFCANSPIGDSLYCGNHNSRSEGQWIPCPIDPSHSVLEENLKSHVKRCPLLKQVQSLSLHPFYRKGINAGSDGEQEDKEVLGVDDSRLPAKTVSSEMKRNALHNMSVPEFCNLLEKIESIHESFCKDIQDSFQMPEVCRMWIKTGEENRKLPFQEKHIMQQASILGNLENFGILRSSLNRKFSKSEEPDKQENPVPAVIEFGAGRGYLTQMLADCYGIKSVFLVERKSYKLKADRTLRQNDSLRLERLRIDIEDLDLTAVESLHGVPFLAIGKHLCGAATDLAMRCCFPVSKDNDGGQRDVSKNLGGLAIATCCHHLCQWKHYTNKRYFLDLGMTEEEFHAITWFTSWAVDANHGSDLPDATDFRSHFQSIRKEQGDGYVDGVEKILADMEAPKRAALGFKCKWIIDMGRLMWLRELGLDAELVKYVPPTLSPENHLLIARPANYL; from the exons ATGGAGACTAAGCGCTGTAACTTCTGGCTTCCCAACAAAAAACGATTTTGTGCAAACTCCCCGATTGGTGATTCCTT GTACTGTGGCAATCACAACTCAAGGTCCGAAGGCCAGTGGATCCCATGCCCCATAGATCCTTCCCA CTCAGTACTTGAAGAAAACCTCAAAAGCCACGTTAAGCGGTGCCCATTGCTGAAACAGGTTCAGTCCTTGTCCCTCCATCCTTTCTATCGAAAGGGGATCAATGCCGGTTCTGATGGAGAACAAGAAGACAAGGAAGTGTTAGGGGTTGATGATTCAAGGTTGCCGGCTAAGACTGTTTCTTCGGAAATGAAGAGGAATGCTCTTCATAATATGAGTGTACCTGAATTTTGCAATTTACTTGAAAAGATTGAGTCTATTCATGAATCTTTCTGTAAGGATATTCAGGACTCGTTTCAGATGCCAGAGGTTTGCCGCATGTGGATTAAAACTGGAGAAGAAAACAG GAAATTGCCATTTCAGGAGAAACATATAATGCAGCAGGCATCTATTCTGGGAAACTTGGAAAACTTTGGTATATTGAGGAGTTCTTTGAATAGAAAATTCTCCAAGAGCGAGGAACCAGATAAACAGGAGAACCCTGTTCCTGCGGTGATTGAGTTTGGAGCTGGTAGAGGGTACTTGACACAAATGCTTGCAGATTGTTATGGAATCAAAAGCGTCTTCCTGGTTGAGCGAAAGTCATACAAGTTGAAG GCCGATCGAACTTTGCGACAGAATGATAGCTTGAGATTAGAACGTTTGAGAATTGACA TTGAGGATTTAGATTTGACTGCTGTTGAATCTTTGCATGGAGTTCCTTTTCTGGCCATTGGTAAACATTTATGCGGGGCTGCAACAG ACTTGGCTATGAGATGCTGCTTTCCTGTTAGTAAAGATAATGATGGTGGACAACGCGATGTCAGTAAAAATCTTGGAGGTTTAGCAATCGCGACATGTTGCCACCATCTTTGCCAGTGGAAACACTATACAA ATAAAAGGTATTTCTTGGATTTGGGGATGACAGAAGAAGAATTCCATGCTATTACTTGGTTTACAAGCTGGGCTGTAGATGCTAATCATGGTTCAGATCTTCCTGATGCCACTGATTTCAGATCACATTTCCAATCAAT CAGAAAGGAGCAAGGTGATGGTTATGTGGATGGAGTTGAAAAAATCCTTGCAGACATGGAAGCACCTAAACGAGCAGCATTGGGTTTCAAGTGCAAGTGGATTATTGATATGGGAAGGTTGATGTGGTTAAGAGAATTAGGGTTAGATGCAGAGCTTGTCAAATATGTTCCACCCACCTTGTCCCCAGAAAATCACTTGCTAATAGCTAGACCTGCAAATTATTTGTAA
- the LOC112795680 gene encoding uncharacterized protein isoform X2 produces METKRCNFWLPNKKRFCANSPIGDSLYCGNHNSRSEGQWIPCPIDPSHSVLEENLKSHVKRCPLLKQVQSLSLHPFYRKGINAGSDGEQEDKEVLGVDDSRLPAKTVSSEMKRNALHNMSVPEFCNLLEKIESIHESFCKDIQDSFQMPEVCRMWIKTGEENRKLPFQEKHIMQQASILGNLENFGILRSSLNRKFSKSEEPDKQENPVPAVIEFGAGRGYLTQMLADCYGIKSVFLVERKSYKLKADRTLRQNDSLRLERLRIDIEDLDLTAVESLHGVPFLAIGKHLCGAATDLAMRCCFPVSKDNDGGQRDVSKNLGGLAIATCCHHLCQWKHYTNKRYFLDLGMTEEEFHAITWFTSWAVDANHGSDLPDATDFRSHFQSIKEQGDGYVDGVEKILADMEAPKRAALGFKCKWIIDMGRLMWLRELGLDAELVKYVPPTLSPENHLLIARPANYL; encoded by the exons ATGGAGACTAAGCGCTGTAACTTCTGGCTTCCCAACAAAAAACGATTTTGTGCAAACTCCCCGATTGGTGATTCCTT GTACTGTGGCAATCACAACTCAAGGTCCGAAGGCCAGTGGATCCCATGCCCCATAGATCCTTCCCA CTCAGTACTTGAAGAAAACCTCAAAAGCCACGTTAAGCGGTGCCCATTGCTGAAACAGGTTCAGTCCTTGTCCCTCCATCCTTTCTATCGAAAGGGGATCAATGCCGGTTCTGATGGAGAACAAGAAGACAAGGAAGTGTTAGGGGTTGATGATTCAAGGTTGCCGGCTAAGACTGTTTCTTCGGAAATGAAGAGGAATGCTCTTCATAATATGAGTGTACCTGAATTTTGCAATTTACTTGAAAAGATTGAGTCTATTCATGAATCTTTCTGTAAGGATATTCAGGACTCGTTTCAGATGCCAGAGGTTTGCCGCATGTGGATTAAAACTGGAGAAGAAAACAG GAAATTGCCATTTCAGGAGAAACATATAATGCAGCAGGCATCTATTCTGGGAAACTTGGAAAACTTTGGTATATTGAGGAGTTCTTTGAATAGAAAATTCTCCAAGAGCGAGGAACCAGATAAACAGGAGAACCCTGTTCCTGCGGTGATTGAGTTTGGAGCTGGTAGAGGGTACTTGACACAAATGCTTGCAGATTGTTATGGAATCAAAAGCGTCTTCCTGGTTGAGCGAAAGTCATACAAGTTGAAG GCCGATCGAACTTTGCGACAGAATGATAGCTTGAGATTAGAACGTTTGAGAATTGACA TTGAGGATTTAGATTTGACTGCTGTTGAATCTTTGCATGGAGTTCCTTTTCTGGCCATTGGTAAACATTTATGCGGGGCTGCAACAG ACTTGGCTATGAGATGCTGCTTTCCTGTTAGTAAAGATAATGATGGTGGACAACGCGATGTCAGTAAAAATCTTGGAGGTTTAGCAATCGCGACATGTTGCCACCATCTTTGCCAGTGGAAACACTATACAA ATAAAAGGTATTTCTTGGATTTGGGGATGACAGAAGAAGAATTCCATGCTATTACTTGGTTTACAAGCTGGGCTGTAGATGCTAATCATGGTTCAGATCTTCCTGATGCCACTGATTTCAGATCACATTTCCAATCAAT AAAGGAGCAAGGTGATGGTTATGTGGATGGAGTTGAAAAAATCCTTGCAGACATGGAAGCACCTAAACGAGCAGCATTGGGTTTCAAGTGCAAGTGGATTATTGATATGGGAAGGTTGATGTGGTTAAGAGAATTAGGGTTAGATGCAGAGCTTGTCAAATATGTTCCACCCACCTTGTCCCCAGAAAATCACTTGCTAATAGCTAGACCTGCAAATTATTTGTAA
- the LOC112795680 gene encoding uncharacterized protein isoform X4 — MPHRSFPVQSLSLHPFYRKGINAGSDGEQEDKEVLGVDDSRLPAKTVSSEMKRNALHNMSVPEFCNLLEKIESIHESFCKDIQDSFQMPEVCRMWIKTGEENRKLPFQEKHIMQQASILGNLENFGILRSSLNRKFSKSEEPDKQENPVPAVIEFGAGRGYLTQMLADCYGIKSVFLVERKSYKLKADRTLRQNDSLRLERLRIDIEDLDLTAVESLHGVPFLAIGKHLCGAATDLAMRCCFPVSKDNDGGQRDVSKNLGGLAIATCCHHLCQWKHYTNKRYFLDLGMTEEEFHAITWFTSWAVDANHGSDLPDATDFRSHFQSIKEQGDGYVDGVEKILADMEAPKRAALGFKCKWIIDMGRLMWLRELGLDAELVKYVPPTLSPENHLLIARPANYL; from the exons ATGCCCCATAGATCCTTCCCA GTTCAGTCCTTGTCCCTCCATCCTTTCTATCGAAAGGGGATCAATGCCGGTTCTGATGGAGAACAAGAAGACAAGGAAGTGTTAGGGGTTGATGATTCAAGGTTGCCGGCTAAGACTGTTTCTTCGGAAATGAAGAGGAATGCTCTTCATAATATGAGTGTACCTGAATTTTGCAATTTACTTGAAAAGATTGAGTCTATTCATGAATCTTTCTGTAAGGATATTCAGGACTCGTTTCAGATGCCAGAGGTTTGCCGCATGTGGATTAAAACTGGAGAAGAAAACAG GAAATTGCCATTTCAGGAGAAACATATAATGCAGCAGGCATCTATTCTGGGAAACTTGGAAAACTTTGGTATATTGAGGAGTTCTTTGAATAGAAAATTCTCCAAGAGCGAGGAACCAGATAAACAGGAGAACCCTGTTCCTGCGGTGATTGAGTTTGGAGCTGGTAGAGGGTACTTGACACAAATGCTTGCAGATTGTTATGGAATCAAAAGCGTCTTCCTGGTTGAGCGAAAGTCATACAAGTTGAAG GCCGATCGAACTTTGCGACAGAATGATAGCTTGAGATTAGAACGTTTGAGAATTGACA TTGAGGATTTAGATTTGACTGCTGTTGAATCTTTGCATGGAGTTCCTTTTCTGGCCATTGGTAAACATTTATGCGGGGCTGCAACAG ACTTGGCTATGAGATGCTGCTTTCCTGTTAGTAAAGATAATGATGGTGGACAACGCGATGTCAGTAAAAATCTTGGAGGTTTAGCAATCGCGACATGTTGCCACCATCTTTGCCAGTGGAAACACTATACAA ATAAAAGGTATTTCTTGGATTTGGGGATGACAGAAGAAGAATTCCATGCTATTACTTGGTTTACAAGCTGGGCTGTAGATGCTAATCATGGTTCAGATCTTCCTGATGCCACTGATTTCAGATCACATTTCCAATCAAT AAAGGAGCAAGGTGATGGTTATGTGGATGGAGTTGAAAAAATCCTTGCAGACATGGAAGCACCTAAACGAGCAGCATTGGGTTTCAAGTGCAAGTGGATTATTGATATGGGAAGGTTGATGTGGTTAAGAGAATTAGGGTTAGATGCAGAGCTTGTCAAATATGTTCCACCCACCTTGTCCCCAGAAAATCACTTGCTAATAGCTAGACCTGCAAATTATTTGTAA